Proteins from one Rosa chinensis cultivar Old Blush chromosome 7, RchiOBHm-V2, whole genome shotgun sequence genomic window:
- the LOC112178369 gene encoding uncharacterized protein LOC112178369, with protein sequence MASSGGSNATNEVGRSLRRGSTDVGWDFAVLADPHNLDKLKCKLCGKVVSGGIHRMKQHIANIKGNVALCNNSTDADKAKCIAAIEGAKLKRKQKDMHEKEVREEVEVTHSHDVEDVEIEGPSLSRKRPHFLGPIDKFASSITPDSSIDGSKKMRQQNINDAIWKERTHSVHQWLARWVYEAGIPFHAIDNDSFKRFVEAAGQFGPGYRPPTQYQLREPLLKEEVERTKNSLKKHEEEWAKNGCSIMTDAWSDRKRRSIMNLCVNCKEGTTFLSSREDSDQSHTGAYIFEYVDKCIEEVGAQNVVQVVTDNATNNMAAGNLLKIKRPNIFWTSCATHTLNLMLQGIGNQPKFKGVIEKAKAFTIFIYAHHKTLALMRKHTKKRDIVRPGVTRFATSFLTLQSLMEKKSELRCMVACDDWTACKHSKSAKGKTAYNTVLSTSFWNGVTLCLKVFAPLFKVLRLVDGDKKPSMGFLYGELLKAKEDIKEAFKHQEANYRPIIEIIDEKARGRLDNPLHLAAYLLNPYYFYKDEDIQYDHVVMEGFFLCVEKFYPDDLETQSVVTNEELLMYKSKGGGFGRAIAKLGCAKNDDKYDPVGWWSNYGNGTPKLQKMARRILSLTTSSSGCERNWSTFEGIHTKKRNRLDASRLNNLVYVQFNAKIINKKRRAQELGVDVLLGNEASKAQGWIVDGGDEEDDLDIISEIEGESSGVDSGLRRSSRNVEVRELHDEDFVSDEDTEEEGEEEDVEFESDTEGVLDGYGEEELEI encoded by the exons ATGGCATCTTCCGGAGGATCTAATGCTACTAATGAAGTGGGTAGATCATTGAGGCGTGGGTCAACCGATGTTGGATGGGACTTTGCGGTATTGGCGGATCCACACAACTTAGACAAGTTGAAGTGTAAGTTGTGTGGGAAAGTGGTTAGTGGTGGAATACATCGAATGAAGCAACACATTGCCAACATTAAGGGAAATGTTGCCTTATGCAATAATTCTACGGATGCCGATAAAGCCAAATGTATAGCCGCAATAGAGGGAGCAAAACTTAAGAGAAAGCAAAAGGATATGCATGAGAAGGAAGTGAGGGAAGAAGTTGAAGTTACTCATTCCCATGATGTAGAAGATGTAGAAATTGAAGGGCCAAGTTTGTCAAGAAAAAGGCCGCACTTTCTTGGGCCTATAGACAAGTTTGCATCTTCAATCACTCCCGATTCTTCAATTGATGGAAGCAAGAAGATGCGTCAACAAAACATTAATGATGCAATTTGGAAGGAAAGAACACATAGTGTGCATCAATGGTTGGCTAGGTGGGTGTATGAAGCCGGCATTCCATTTCATGCCATTGATAATGATAGCTTCAAAAGATTTGTAGAAGCGGCTGGTCAATTTGGCCCGGGTTACCGACCTCCAACTCAATACCAACTAAGAGAGCCATTGTTGAAGGAAGAGGTTGAGAGGACAAAAAATTCACTCAAGAAGCATGAAGAAGAGTGGGCAAAGAATGGTTGTTCCATTATGACCGATGCTTGGAGTgaccgaaaaagaagaagtattATGAACTTGTGTGTTAATTGCAAGGAAGGCActacttttctttcttcaagGGAAGATTCGGATCAATCACACACCGGGGCCTATATCTTTGAATATGTTGACAAATGCATTGAAGAAGTTGGGGCACAAAATGTTGTTCAAGTAGTGACGGATAATGCTACTAACAATATGGCGGCGGGGAATTTGTTGAAGATAAAGAGGCCAAATATATTTTGGACTTCATGTGCCACTCATACATTGAATCTCATGCTTCAAGGGATTGGTAACCAACCAAAATTCAAAGGAGTGATTGAGAAGGCAAAGGCATTCACTATCTTTATCTATGCACATCACAAGACATTGGCTTTGATGAGGAAGCATACAAAGAAAAGAGACATAGTGAGGCCGGGAGTCACTAGATTTGCCACTTCCTTTCTAACTTTGCAAAGcttgatggagaagaagagtgaGTTGAGGTGTATGGTTGCTTGTGATGATTGGACCGCTTGCAAACATTCTAAGAGTGCTAAGGGGAAAACGGCATATAATACCGTATTGAGCACCTCTTTTTGGAATGGGGTAACACTTTGCTTGAAAGTGTTTGCTCCTTTGTTTAAGGTGCTTCGCCTTGTGGATGGGGATAAAAAGCCATCAATGGGCTTTTTGTATGGAGAATTACTCAAGGCAAAGGAAGACATTAAAGAGGCATTCAAACATCAAGAGGCCAATTATCGGCCAATTATAGAGATTATTGATGAGAAAGCCCGTGGTCGTCTTGATAATCCATTACATTTGGCGGCTTATCTCTTGAACCCCTATTACTTCTACAAGGATGAAGACATTCAATATGATCATGTTGTCATGGAAGGGTTCTTTCTTTGTGTGGAGAAGTTCTATCCCGATGACCTTGAGACCCAAAGTGTGGTGACAAATGAAGAATTGTTGATGTATAAGAGCAAAGGGGGTGGATTTGGAAGAGCAATAGCTAAGTTGGGATGTGCAAAGAATGATGACAAGTATGATCCGG TTGGATGGTGGTCCAATTATGGAAATGGAACACCCAAATTGCAAAAAATGGCTAGAAGAATACTCTCTTTAACTACAAGTTCATCCGGGTGCGAGAGGAATTGGAGTACTTTTGAGGGA ATCCATACAAAGAAAAGGAATAGACTAGATGCTTCAAGATTGAATAATTTAGTCTATGTCCAATTCAATGCCAAGATTATCAACAAAAAGAGAAGGGCTCAAGAGTTGGGTGTGGATGTGCTACTTGGTAATGAAGCTAGCAAGGCTCAAGGGTGGATTGTGGATGgtggtgatgaagaagatgacttGGATATTATTAGTGAAATTGAGGGAGAGTCTTCGGGAGTGGATAGTGGGCTTAGGAGAAGTTCTAGAAATGTAGAGGTAAGAGAGCTTCATGATGAAGATTTTGTATCGGATGAGGACACGGAAGAggagggagaagaagaggacgttGAGTTTGAGTCCGACACCGAAGGAGTCTTGGATGGATATGGAGAGGAAGAGTTAGAGATTTAG
- the LOC112179592 gene encoding ankyrin repeat-containing protein At5g02620 isoform X1 has product MNPSDSAETEISSPTSAYHATILEETNAVFCSEWNQQKSTPVKRRLSGMDTQVFKAAREGNIDALREHSDHLHQILTSTKNTVLHVYIACVGSARLTESEELLKSAEVVREMLKMCQRLLLQPNESGDTALHLAARHGRADIVEVLIRAAKDWHGDLEEGISSKDVYYQFLIRRPNEEKNTALHEAVRFDHLDVVKILTREDPEFLYSANNGGETPLYMAAERGYPKLVFEMLDTCTNPSYQGPDGITALHAAATYGDEQLTRRLLEMERTLATASDALGMTPLHLAAAKGRASIVKQILECDKSTAYIVNMYKLTPVHYAAHAGHVDVLKQLIFYCPDSCELVDQDGRNALHLAIIGNEEKVEEFVRKDPWLSSVLLNGKDSVGNTPLHQIATSDQEYDGLEFISDSRVDKMAFNKKNKNALDIILHRTDSQWKRNLIQGLRNFGARESQRVSRDKGGDKEGDRESKYKEIKESHMVVSALIATVTFAAGFTVPGGYQSEKGPDQGFAVLSRNAAFKAFVITNTLAMTLSSSAVMLRFLSSLNWSDSLLSVALNCTFFALIAMVAAFLTGAYAVLGGHSSLGLAIANCVLGAGFFSAICFVSISPAFSTFRNRVSLLHLRIITLLGLESVFLY; this is encoded by the exons atgaatccCTCTGATTCAGCTGAGACGGAGATCAGTAGTCCAACATCGGCCTATCATGCCACGATACTGGAGGAGACCAACGCAGTGTTCTGTTCTGAATGGAATCAGCAGAAATCTACACCAGTTAAGAGACGCTTAAGCGGCATGGATACTCAGGTGTTCAAGGCGGCACGAGAGGGCAATATTGATGCCCTTAGAGAACATAGTGATCATCTTCACCAAATACTGACTTCAACCAAAAACACAGTCCTCCATGTCTATATAGCTTGCGTAGGCAGTGCAAGGTTGACAGAGTCTGAAGAATTGCTGAAATCAGCCGAGGTTGTAAGGGAGATGCTTAAAATGTGCCAGCGGCTACTATTGCAGCCAAACGAGAGCGGTGATACTGCCTTACACTTGGCGGCAAGACACGGACGTGCTGACATAGTTGAAGTTCTTATTCGGGCTGCGAAAGACTGGCATGGCGACCTCGAGGAAGGTATCTCATCAAAAGACGTATACTACCAGTTTCTCATTAGAAGACCTAACGAGGAGAAAAACACAGCCTTGCACGAGGCAGTGCGGTTCGATCACCTTGATGTGGTTAAGATATTGACTAGGGAAGACCCCGAGTTTTTGTACTCTGCTAATAATGGTGGGGAAACTCCGCTCTACATGGCTGCCGAGAGGGGATATCCAAAATTGGTTTTTGAAATGCTCGACACTTGCACGAATCCATCCTACCAAGGACCCGATGGTATAACAGCTTTACACGCTGCAGCTACCTACGGTGATGAAC AATTAACGAGAAGATTACTTGAGATGGAAAGGACGCTAGCAACAGCATCTGACGCACTAGGAATGACTCCACTTCATTTGGCTGCAGCTAAGGGTCGCGCTtcaattgtgaaacaaatactGGAATGTGATAAGTCCACTGCCTACATTGTCAACATGTACAAGTTGACACCCGTTCATTATGCAGCCCATGCAGGGCATGTAGATGTACTGAAACAGCTTATTTTCTATTGCCCGGACAGTTGCGAATTGGTGGACCAAGACGGTCGCAATGCCCTACACTTAGCAATTATCGGTAATGAAGAAAAAGTAGAAGAGTTTGTTCGGAAAGATCCATGGCTTAGTAGCGTCCTTTTAAATGGCAAAGATTCTGTCGGAAACACACCGCTCCATCAAATTGCTACTTCTGATCAAGAATACGATGGCTTGGAATTTATCAGTGATTCTAGAGTCGATAAGATGgcattcaacaaaaaaaataagaacGCGCTAGACATCATTCTGCATAGAACTGATTCTCAGTGGAAG AGGAACCTCATACAAGGGTTGAGAAATTTTGGTGCAAGAGAGAGTCAACGAGTGTCAAGAGACAAAGGTGGTGACAAGGAAGGTGACAGAGAGTCAAAATACAAGGAAATAAAAGAATCTCATATGGTAGTATCTGCACTCATAGCAACTGTAACCTTCGCAGCAGGTTTCACTGTGCCTGGTGGTTACCAAAGTGAAAAAGGGCCAGATCAAGGTTTTGCAGTTCTATCAAGAAATGCAGCTTTCAAGGCGTTTGTGATAACAAATACATTAGCCATGACTCTGTCCAGTAGTGCTGTCATGCTACGCTTTCTCTCATCACTGAACTGGTCAGATTCATTATTAAGTGTGGCGCTAAATTGTACCTTTTTCGCTCTGATTGCAATGGTGGCTGCATTCCTTACCGGTGCATATGCAGTATTAGGGGGTCATTCTTCATTAGGACTTGCCATTGCGAATTGTGTGCTTGGGGCTGGCTTCTTCTCGGCTATATGTTTTGTCTCTATTTCTCCAGCTTTCAGTACTTTTCGTAATCGTGTCTCTCTTCTCCATCTCCGCATAATTACCCTGCTCGGATTGGAATCAGTATTTTTGTATTGA
- the LOC112178843 gene encoding cyclin-D3-1 gives MAPSFDCAVSSLLCAEDNLFYDNDFGSLRVEVESEEVTWNRHRNNNQNRGFDNDEEDGLPLQSSDEYLASIIEKESHHLPRVDYLKRLQSGDLDLGARNEAVDWIQKANSHFSFGPLCQYLSVSYLDRFLSAYEIPNGKAWTMQLLAVACLSLAAKMDEIDVPLSLDLQVAESKYVFEARTIQRMELLVLSTLRWRMQAVTPISFIDSFLVKLNEDKIPLKASIFRAVQLILSTTKGIDFLEFKPSEVAAAVAISVAGESKALDDTEKAISVLIQHVDLEKERVVKCVNVIQDAGLMSGAFKNGSGSVQSVPQSPIGVLDVACFSYKSDDHTTVGSCANSFHNGSDTKRRKLNRPYEVEL, from the exons ATGGCACCCAGTTTTGACTGTGCAGTTTCAAGCCTGCTTTGCGCAGAAGACAACCTTTTTTATGACAATGATTTTGGGTCTTTGAGGGTTGAGGTTGAGTCTGAGGAGGTTACTTGGAATCGTCACAGAAACAATAATCAAAACCGGGGCTTTGataatgatgaagaagatgggcTGCCATTGCAGAGTAGTGATGAGTATTTGGCTTCTATTATTGAAAAGGAATCACACCACTTGCCTCGTGTTGATTACTTGAAGAGATTGCAAAGTGGGGATTTGGACCTTGGGGCTAGAAATGAGGCTGTTGATTGGATTCAAAAG GCAAATTCCCATTTCAGCTTTGGACCTCTGTGTCAATATCTATCTGTAAGCTACTTGGATCGCTTCCTTTCGGCCTATGAAATACCT AATGGCAAAGCTTGGACTATGCAATTGTTGGCTGTGGCATGTTTGTCCCTCGCAGCCAAAATGGACGAGATTGATGTCCCACTCTCTCTTGATTTACAG GTGGCCGAGTCAAAATATGTATTTGAGGCTAGAACTATTCAAAGAATGGAGCTACTGGTCTTGAGCACATTGAGATGGAGAATGCAAGCAGTTACTCCAATCTCATTCATAGATTCCTTCCTAGTCAAGCTCAATGAGGACAAAATCCCACttaaagcttcaatctttagagCAGTTCAACTCATATTGAGCACAACCAAGG GAATTGACTTCTTGGAATTTAAACCATCAGAGGTTGCAGCAGCAGTGGCAATATCTGTAGCAGGAGAAAGCAAAGCATTAGATGACACTGAGAAAGCAATCTCTGTGCTCATCCAACATGTCGACTTAGAAAAG GAGAGAGTGGTAAAGTGTGTAAATGTGATTCAAGATGCTGGATTAATGAGTGGGGCCTTCAAGAATGGTAGTGGTTCAGTGCAGTCTGTGCCACAAAGCCCCATTGGGGTGTTGGATGTTGCATGCTTCAGCTATAAAAGTGATGATCACACCACAGTTGGGTCATGTGCAAATTCTTTTCATAATGGCTCAGACACCAAAAGAAGGAAGCTAAACAGACCCTATGAAGTGGAGTTATAG
- the LOC112179592 gene encoding ankyrin repeat-containing protein At5g02620 isoform X2: MNPSDSAETEISSPTSAYHATILEETNAVFCSEWNQQKSTPVKRRLSGMDTQVFKAAREGNIDALREHSDHLHQILTSTKNTVLHVYIACVGSARLTESEELLKSAEVVREMLKMCQRLLLQPNESGDTALHLAARHGRADIVEVLIRAAKDWHGDLEEGISSKDVYYQFLIRRPNEEKNTALHEAVRFDHLDVVKILTREDPEFLYSANNGGETPLYMAAERGYPKLVFEMLDTCTNPSYQGPDGITALHAAATYGDEQLTRRLLEMERTLATASDALGMTPLHLAAAKGRASIVKQILECDKSTAYIVNICELVDQDGRNALHLAIIGNEEKVEEFVRKDPWLSSVLLNGKDSVGNTPLHQIATSDQEYDGLEFISDSRVDKMAFNKKNKNALDIILHRTDSQWKRNLIQGLRNFGARESQRVSRDKGGDKEGDRESKYKEIKESHMVVSALIATVTFAAGFTVPGGYQSEKGPDQGFAVLSRNAAFKAFVITNTLAMTLSSSAVMLRFLSSLNWSDSLLSVALNCTFFALIAMVAAFLTGAYAVLGGHSSLGLAIANCVLGAGFFSAICFVSISPAFSTFRNRVSLLHLRIITLLGLESVFLY, translated from the exons atgaatccCTCTGATTCAGCTGAGACGGAGATCAGTAGTCCAACATCGGCCTATCATGCCACGATACTGGAGGAGACCAACGCAGTGTTCTGTTCTGAATGGAATCAGCAGAAATCTACACCAGTTAAGAGACGCTTAAGCGGCATGGATACTCAGGTGTTCAAGGCGGCACGAGAGGGCAATATTGATGCCCTTAGAGAACATAGTGATCATCTTCACCAAATACTGACTTCAACCAAAAACACAGTCCTCCATGTCTATATAGCTTGCGTAGGCAGTGCAAGGTTGACAGAGTCTGAAGAATTGCTGAAATCAGCCGAGGTTGTAAGGGAGATGCTTAAAATGTGCCAGCGGCTACTATTGCAGCCAAACGAGAGCGGTGATACTGCCTTACACTTGGCGGCAAGACACGGACGTGCTGACATAGTTGAAGTTCTTATTCGGGCTGCGAAAGACTGGCATGGCGACCTCGAGGAAGGTATCTCATCAAAAGACGTATACTACCAGTTTCTCATTAGAAGACCTAACGAGGAGAAAAACACAGCCTTGCACGAGGCAGTGCGGTTCGATCACCTTGATGTGGTTAAGATATTGACTAGGGAAGACCCCGAGTTTTTGTACTCTGCTAATAATGGTGGGGAAACTCCGCTCTACATGGCTGCCGAGAGGGGATATCCAAAATTGGTTTTTGAAATGCTCGACACTTGCACGAATCCATCCTACCAAGGACCCGATGGTATAACAGCTTTACACGCTGCAGCTACCTACGGTGATGAAC AATTAACGAGAAGATTACTTGAGATGGAAAGGACGCTAGCAACAGCATCTGACGCACTAGGAATGACTCCACTTCATTTGGCTGCAGCTAAGGGTCGCGCTtcaattgtgaaacaaatactGGAATGTGATAAGTCCACTGCCTACATTGTCAACAT TTGCGAATTGGTGGACCAAGACGGTCGCAATGCCCTACACTTAGCAATTATCGGTAATGAAGAAAAAGTAGAAGAGTTTGTTCGGAAAGATCCATGGCTTAGTAGCGTCCTTTTAAATGGCAAAGATTCTGTCGGAAACACACCGCTCCATCAAATTGCTACTTCTGATCAAGAATACGATGGCTTGGAATTTATCAGTGATTCTAGAGTCGATAAGATGgcattcaacaaaaaaaataagaacGCGCTAGACATCATTCTGCATAGAACTGATTCTCAGTGGAAG AGGAACCTCATACAAGGGTTGAGAAATTTTGGTGCAAGAGAGAGTCAACGAGTGTCAAGAGACAAAGGTGGTGACAAGGAAGGTGACAGAGAGTCAAAATACAAGGAAATAAAAGAATCTCATATGGTAGTATCTGCACTCATAGCAACTGTAACCTTCGCAGCAGGTTTCACTGTGCCTGGTGGTTACCAAAGTGAAAAAGGGCCAGATCAAGGTTTTGCAGTTCTATCAAGAAATGCAGCTTTCAAGGCGTTTGTGATAACAAATACATTAGCCATGACTCTGTCCAGTAGTGCTGTCATGCTACGCTTTCTCTCATCACTGAACTGGTCAGATTCATTATTAAGTGTGGCGCTAAATTGTACCTTTTTCGCTCTGATTGCAATGGTGGCTGCATTCCTTACCGGTGCATATGCAGTATTAGGGGGTCATTCTTCATTAGGACTTGCCATTGCGAATTGTGTGCTTGGGGCTGGCTTCTTCTCGGCTATATGTTTTGTCTCTATTTCTCCAGCTTTCAGTACTTTTCGTAATCGTGTCTCTCTTCTCCATCTCCGCATAATTACCCTGCTCGGATTGGAATCAGTATTTTTGTATTGA